In Actinomycetota bacterium, the sequence ATCTCACGGGCTCAACCGCATCTGGGCGTCGTACATAGAGTGGCAGCGGCCGTAGCAGCGAATGACCGAGCAAGGCTGCGGCTGTTGCTCCGAGGTCATGGCCGTGTACGGAGAGTTCAATCTGTGTCAAGTCAATGGCTTGCCCCAGCCCAAGATGGTGCAAGGCAAAACGACCAATATCGCGGGCATCGGGGTAGGGCACGGTCTCGGCACTTTCACTGTGCAACTGCTCGGCATAGGCCATCGCAATATCCCCGAACCAAGGCAGTTCACGTACTGCGCCATCGATGTCATTTGGGGCCGTAACGAAGGGACCCTGCATTCGCGAACCTGTTGCGTCGTACTGCGCCCAGTAGATCTCACGGCGACGTGCATCAATCGCGCACGCGAAAGGACCGGCGACGGCGTCCGAGGCTGCGAGCGCCATGGCATCAAGTGAGCACACTCCGTAAACCGGAACTTCCCAGCCCAAGCCATAGGCCTGCGCCGAACTGACCCCGACACGCAGACCGGTATACGCACCCGGCCCCACTCCGCAAGAAACTGCAGTGATGCGCGGTCGACCGGCACCAAGCAAGGCGCGCTCAACCATCACGGCCAGCACCTCTGCGTGATTGCGAGCATCGACATGAACTTCATGAGCAATGAGGTCATCGCCATCAAGCAGCGCGACTGATGTCGCTGCTGAAGAGGTATCCACAGCGAGCATCACCATTGCGAGGTCAGTTCCTCAACAGCTTCAAGAGAC encodes:
- the tsaB gene encoding tRNA (adenosine(37)-N6)-threonylcarbamoyltransferase complex dimerization subunit type 1 TsaB, yielding MVMLAVDTSSAATSVALLDGDDLIAHEVHVDARNHAEVLAVMVERALLGAGRPRITAVSCGVGPGAYTGLRVGVSSAQAYGLGWEVPVYGVCSLDAMALAASDAVAGPFACAIDARRREIYWAQYDATGSRMQGPFVTAPNDIDGAVRELPWFGDIAMAYAEQLHSESAETVPYPDARDIGRFALHHLGLGQAIDLTQIELSVHGHDLGATAAALLGHSLLRPLPLYVRRPDAVEPVR